The region GTAGAGCGTACTCATCCAGAACAGCTCAATGTCGATGTTGAGCGGTTTCAACTTCGTGCTGAGCTTCGTTTCCTGCGTGGTTTCTTCGTGCGTAACTTCTTTACTCGCGTACACCGCCGTAGCGCCAATTTCTCCGGCGAGTTCGGCCAGCACGTCGGCGGGTTTCCCTACGCGCACGATCAGGTCGGCACCCCGGCTTCGGAGAGACTGGCGCAGATCGGCTACACTTTCGAGCAGGAAATTGGCCCGGAAAGCCGACATCCGGCGAAATTCCAGTTGCGAATGCCTGGCAAACCAGCGCGGGTCGAATACGAATACGGGTAATACCTGATCAGCGTTTTCAAGCGCACGCACAAACCCCTCATTGTCGTGTAGGCGAAGGTCGTTACGAAACCAGTACAGAATGCGATTCATTAGTAACAGAGAACGGTTGTCTGTTACTAATGAATCACATCCTGTACTGGTTCATTAAGCACAAAAAAAAGCCGTCAACTAACCCCGCAGGGGTTATTTGGTGGTTATGGAGACTGTTTTGTTAGGCTTATCGACGTCCATCCGGGCAATTTTGCCTGCTGGAACGGCCGTGAATTCTTTCGCCGTTACGGGTTTCCCATCAACGAGAAATACCTTTATATCCTTAAAAGCGGATTCATTTGAGAATGAAGCTCCATCCTCAAACTGAAAATTAATGGGCAGGGTGTACTTTACATTGACGGCCTCGCCATTGTGCCGGGCTGGTGTCCAGTTGGGCATATTTTGTACTACTCGCACCGCTTCGGCATCGGTTCCGTAGCCAATACCTTTCAGAATTTGTACATCGGTAATCTCACCCGTTTTGGTGACGACAAAGCTAACAAACACCCGTCCATGCACATTCGCCTTTTCTGCGGCTTCTGGATATTTCAGATTCTTCTCCAAATAGGTCATAAGACCCGGAATGCCTCCCGGAAATTCTGGTGTCTGTTCAACTACGGCGAAGATTTCACCGTCTACTTTTACCGTTTTCCGGGCGGAGGCTTCGGCTGTTGTGAGGGCGGTCTGATCCTGCTCCGATTGGGTACACATGGTCAGCATGGCGGCCAGCGGCAGGGCAAGAGCGTAGCTGAAAAGTGCCCGGCGGGGAGTTTGTGGTTTTTGTAACATAACGATGCGTTGTTTGAGGGTTGATTGAGAGACAAAGGGTGTTGTGAGGGCGGTCATGGGCACATCAAGGGCGTAGGCCACTAATTGCTGGGCATAGGTGGGTGGAGCGGAAAGCCGATTGCCGGGCGTTGAAGGGGTGTTAATCTGGCGAACAGCGGCCTGGTCGGCCAGAAACTCGTGGATCTCCTGGATGGCACGCTTGTACAGCCAGAGCACTGGATTGAACCAGAAAAAAGCCTGTGTAACCTCCAGAAACAGCACATCGGCGGTATGGCGCTGACCGATGTGCGCTTCTTCGTGACGCATCAGGGCTTCGGGCTGCGTGCTGGAATCCGTCCTGTTAAGTACCAGATACCGGCCGAATGAGAAGGACGGTGCATCATCATTCATGAGCCGGACGAGTGTGTAGGTGGGGGTACGTTCAGCCGTACCACGTTTGATCAGGCGAAAAACAGACCATAAATTAACGCTCATCCGGATCAGCATAATGAGCACGCCCAGTGCGTATACCAGCCAAAGCCACTGCGTTGCGCTCAGGGTGTCCGATTGCGGTTGCGGGCTGCCAACGACCAGCGTTGGTAAGGTAATGGTGCCTACGGGCAGGGAGTCGCCCGTTCCGATGGGTAATTCGACCAGCGGCAGCAGCACCGAAAGCACGACTGACGCCAGCAAATACCCCCGGTTCAGTACGAAAAACGTATTCCGGCGCAACAGGAGCGCGTAACAGCCGTAGAACAACAGCAGATACAGGCTGGCGGTTAGGAGATAGGGGAGTGCGTTCATTACTTTTTCGTGGTTATAATTACAACGCCATTTTTACCTTTTTCCCCGTAAACCGCTGCTGATTCGCCTTTCAGAACCGTGACATTATCTATGTTATTTGGGTTGAGGTGGCTAATGCCGCTTTTCGCTTCAATACCATCAATGATAAATAGGGGATCTTCGCCAGTAAGATTACCTCGTATTGTGATGTTTGCACGTGCATGGACTTCGCCGGGTTTTCGTAGGGAGTCCAGTGGAAGCCTCGAAAAACGAGTTCTACTTCCGACCATCATATCGTTATACCCTATCAATCCCCCGTTTTTGTTTTTATCCAGAATATTCACTGTGGATTGCTCCGAATCAAGATTCTGGCTTGGCGTGACCTGCCCCGTCCGCTTATCTTCGGTATTCTTTTCGAGCGAAAACTG is a window of Spirosoma linguale DSM 74 DNA encoding:
- a CDS encoding TonB family protein (TIGRFAM: TonB family protein~PFAM: Gram-negative tonB protein; peptidase M56 BlaR1~KEGG: slo:Shew_2995 TonB family protein) — its product is MNALPYLLTASLYLLLFYGCYALLLRRNTFFVLNRGYLLASVVLSVLLPLVELPIGTGDSLPVGTITLPTLVVGSPQPQSDTLSATQWLWLVYALGVLIMLIRMSVNLWSVFRLIKRGTAERTPTYTLVRLMNDDAPSFSFGRYLVLNRTDSSTQPEALMRHEEAHIGQRHTADVLFLEVTQAFFWFNPVLWLYKRAIQEIHEFLADQAAVRQINTPSTPGNRLSAPPTYAQQLVAYALDVPMTALTTPFVSQSTLKQRIVMLQKPQTPRRALFSYALALPLAAMLTMCTQSEQDQTALTTAEASARKTVKVDGEIFAVVEQTPEFPGGIPGLMTYLEKNLKYPEAAEKANVHGRVFVSFVVTKTGEITDVQILKGIGYGTDAEAVRVVQNMPNWTPARHNGEAVNVKYTLPINFQFEDGASFSNESAFKDIKVFLVDGKPVTAKEFTAVPAGKIARMDVDKPNKTVSITTK